Proteins from a genomic interval of Phlebotomus papatasi isolate M1 chromosome 3, Ppap_2.1, whole genome shotgun sequence:
- the LOC129806857 gene encoding zinc finger protein 664-like, protein MEVESSLGDGSGGASVALKPPNLTFQCVFCHADFDLPTDLAHHVGLFHSDNQDNGNFDDLDDDCDYLPLMEPICELRHDDTELSLIQLGSDENSSGSSNGVPKIFSQGPGRGRRRDEDDEELESRNTGECFFQCTVCEKSFKFAGDLAKHVRSHTQNKPYQCSICDKQFTHIGSLNTHIRIHSGEKPYKCKQCDKAFTQSSSLMVHIRSHSTKKPHQCSICDKGFVNSSSLVLHMRLHSQGEPFPCPSCDKTFKAAQMLQEHMILHTQQPLYQCSICRRAFHHASELVQHMKCHTGEKPFQCSVCEKSFTQPGSLNTHMRIHTGEKPFKCHECEKSFTQASSLSVHMKIHSSRDKPFTCRECGKSYSQQAYFNKHMAIRHNLARNSTGSDQCTECHQTFDSPVAMSRHMIKAHPQIYQCSICRSQFNNSDDLVIHLRGHFKD, encoded by the coding sequence ATGGAAGTGGAGAGTTCTCTGGGAGACGGTTCTGGTGGAGCATCTGTGGCGCTAAAACCGCcaaatttgacatttcagtgtgTCTTTTGTCATGCTGACTTTGATTTACCGACTGATCTCGCCCACCACGTGGGGCTCTTTCACTCAGACAACCAAGACAATGGTAACTTTGACGATCTCGATGATGACTGTGATTATCTGCCACTGATGGAGCCCATCTGTGAACTCAGACACGATGACACCGAACTCAGCCTCATCCAATTGGGCAGTGATGAGAATTCCTCTGGGTCCAGCAATGGCGTACCCAAGATATTCTCCCAGGGTCCAGGCCGAGGACGACGTCGGGATGAGGATGATGAAGAACTTGAATCACGTAACACTGGAGAGTGCTTCTTTCAGTGTACCGTCTGTGAGAAATCATTCAAATTTGCCGGCGATCTGGCCAAGCACGTGCGGTCACACACACAAAATAAGCCCTATCAATGCTCCATCTGTGACAAGCAATTCACGCACATTGGCAGCCTTAACACACACATACGCATCCACAGTGGTGAGAAGCCGTACAAGTGCAAACAGTGCGATAAAGCTTTCACACAATCGAGCAGCCTCATGGTTCACATACGCTCCCACTCCACCAAGAAGCCCCACCAGTGCAGCATATGTGACAAGGGTTTCGTCAACAGCAGCAGCTTGGTGCTGCATATGCGTCTGCACAGTCAAGGTGAACCATTCCCCTGTCCAAGTTGCGACAAAACTTTCAAAGCTGCACAAATGCTGCAAGAACACATGATACTGCATACGCAGCAACCACTCTATCAATGCAGCATATGCCGTCGTGCTTTCCACCATGCCAGTGAACTTGTGCAGCATATGAAGTGCCATACGGGCGAAAAGCCCTTCCAATGCAGCGTATGCGAAAAAAGCTTCACACAACCGGGAAGCTTGAATACTCACATGCGAATCCATACTGGTGAGAAACCCTTCAAATGCCACGAATGCGAAAAATCCTTCACTCAAGCATCCAGTCTCTCAGTCCACATGAAGATCCACTCAAGCCGAGACAAACCCTTCACCTGTCGCGAATGTGGCAAATCCTACAGTCAGCAGGCCTACTTCAACAAACACATGGCCATCAGGCACAATTTGGCACGCAACAGCACCGGCTCAGATCAATGCACCGAATGCCATCAGACCTTTGATAGTCCAGTTGCCATGTCCAGGCACATGATCAAGGCTCATCCACAGATCTATCAATGCTCCATCTGCCGATCGCAGTTTAACAATTCCGATGATCTCGTCATCCATCTCAGGGGACACTTTAAGGACTAG